In Sander vitreus isolate 19-12246 chromosome 8, sanVit1, whole genome shotgun sequence, the genomic window CAGTTTCTCTATCTCGCCTTCACCCTTCACACACCTGAAACGCAACCACAGagcactgatgatgatgatgatgtgtgtgtgcacgtgttcATTAGTGGCTCAGGAGAATACTTAGCTGGCCGCATAATAGGCTTGTTAATGAATACTTTCAATGCACAGTGTTTAGGGGAATTACAATTTGTCTTCTGGGAAATTCCCATTTACCACATCTCTGTGCTAACATGGCACTCTATTGTTAACAGGTGTATCACATTGCACCTATTTAATTATGCACTATACACTCACAAATTCAACCCCATGTATTGAATATATTGCATGTAAAGCATTGTATGCTGACATCACCTCTCTGTTCATCCATGTTCTGCTACCTTTGTCCTAATCGATGCCTTCTTGCTTGGTATTTCTTTGCACATACCTAGCTAATAATAggccttatatatatatatataatgaattTCACATAAGAATTGTATTCATCATTTGTTATGCACGATGAAgttctttaaaacattttaactgtAAATGAGTGTATGTAAAGTCGTAGAGTTGTGGGCAAAACTTCCCAGAGGCAATGTCATTAGAAGTTATGATTCAAGAAtataatatagaaaatataatatatatcttTATCTTTATAATGAAGTAGATTTAATCAATGTTAGATACATTAGAAAAcctcttcttttttattaattattattaaaggtccaatgtgtaggaatttctcccatctagcgttgagatcatatatcgcaatcaactctctcgcaccaagcagttcaaagtacgtattacagctacggtagccttcacgcttcaaaaagccggtctcttgctctattcaatatcctttttctttttctgggtgaagaagaagactcctgttcctgaaatttggattttgaatatgtgtggtcctccatgtttccttcttcaaacttgccggggccgggaagctacgatacccattagcagcacctgtgagtttatcatgtgacagcgaaaacacgaaaggcggagcagtatgtcctgtatgtcccttaccggctaacgtatttcaagatggcgcatgaacaTGGATCGTCTACtacttcttatatactgtctatgcgtctaccccagttcatgcgaatgcaaatgtgaaatgtcaagccaaaaggaatacttggaattgatggtggtggtaaatattcatgaaaaaggacaagtttgtgaacgggcaacactgattttgataatgaacaactaaacacgttacacactggacctttaacacAATAAAAATCCTGGTGACTTCTGAAACCGGCACTGGATGCAAGTGGTTTCAATAATCTGAATGTGCCGAATGAAAAGCATCCGTGCAGCAAAGGTCTGACTATGGATTACCAATTTATCTTTTCACTTAACCTTTAGGCAGCCGACTCAAGTCACCACCTCTGAATACAGCCACAAGTGCTGTGAAAGAGGGATTAAAGCCATTTCTCACTCTTGCTACTTTAACTCGACATAATTGAGTGATtttagggcgctttcacacctatagtttggTGGACTCGATTCGGaggtgaagttgcaacattgtggcatttttcatttggttcggtttgctttcacactgcactttgtcaaacgcacCAAACGCTGTAAACACATGTCCCGCGATCGAAACGGTCGCctgtttattggacagaatatccgcAACTCTGAGACActtctggtctcagaaataatggagcaacaccaaattATTAACGTCTTGGGTTTcctggttctgctttagtgtttctaatattttagaaggcGGCGAACAatgttagaagatggctgtatctcatgtgaccttgttatttgtacatgctgtgactatacaaatcacaatatgtaaaaaggaaaatgttgagcagtaggctagttggagccggttacctccaggatctatgctaagctaggctagcggtggctgcgtcagacagagttacgacacgcacggagatgagaagggtatgtatggacctatctaactctgggggatacggtgaatacgctaaagtcccaataggtcagcgtgttcctttaaatcatATAGAAGtccgtaaattgtgtgcaaggttgaaattgtGGGCTAGTAAATGCATTGTTTTTGGtccacttcctgtatttgggtcggaTTGCGTTCTCACCTAAAGTGAACCGAACTCTAGTTCACTTGAAAGAggtaagtcagtagtagaccGCTATACAGGGTGGTTGCATAGTAAgtgctttggggtccttctgtaagtcattttggggtacaatggttctggagaatgctacaagcagcaataccacaggccaagcaatcggccctttcctaacaggcacattttgaatgGGCATTGTACTAGTACCTTTTTAAAGCGTTTACATATTTGTATAAAACAAAGAGTCCTTACTTGCAGGCTGACATGTTGTTAAAAGGGAAACAATATCAACTCGCCTCTCCAAAAGAGCCCGTCTCTCGTCCTGGTTGTTCTGGACAGTGGCCTCCAGCACAGCAATCTCTCCTCTCAGCTCATCGATCTGCTTCTCCAGTTCGCCTACTCTCCGTTGGCTGCCCTGCCACTCCCTCTTCAGCGTGGCCACGTTTTCGTTCAGAGCCGTCACCTGCACACCCATCTTAGCTGCTGTCTCCTCCCCATGCTTCACCTGCTCTTCTCTCGCTCGCTTCTCGGCCGACTTTGGAAAGAAGCATTGATCGTGTCGTGAGAAGGGATCGGAAGGAGTGAATGATATTTAATCCACTGATTTAAAATCATTTGGTGGAATTTGGCAAGTGAGCATACCAACTGATCCTCGACAATCTTGGTTTGTGCGCGGAGCTGCTCCTCTCGCTGGCTCCTGCTGTCCCTGGTGGCCTGGTGCTCTTTCTGCTCCTGCTCCAGGCTCTTCTGTGCTGCCTCCACCTGACCCTGCAACTCCACTTTCTGCTGGATCAACAGCTGCTTGGCTTCCAGCAACTCACCCAGCTCCTGAAAAGCAACAAATCTGTAGCTCAATGCACAATAtttggttgtaaaaaaaaaaaaaaaaaaaaaaaaaaaaaaaggcacctGTTGTGTCTCAAAAACTCGTTTCACCCATGGGGTTAAACTTTAAAAGGCTTGAGCAGGTTTGAGCTTAGGAAATTATTGCTCTGACAACAGCTTCGGACCGATCTTAGGACAGCTTTGAAGAACTGAGAAAGCCAATGCTCACGTCAAATTGTCAACTCAAGCACGCACAGTTACAACTTTGAAGAATGTGGCCCTAATGACCTGCAGTATTCATGAGTTAAGCTGTTTACATAAGACACAAGCATGGGAAGCCGGTCATGTCAGCCAGTCTGGGACATACATTTTACTATTAACTATTTTTCTGAGGAATATTCCAGCCTCTCTGTTCCCCTTTAAATCCAAAGAAAGACATTGTTAGTTAGTTATTTAGTTTTATGAAAAGTGACTGACCTTCTCACTCTTCTCCGTTACTGCTTTTAATTCAGAAGTCAGTCTGGTGTTATTCTTTTCCAGGACACTCTTGGCTTTGTTCAGCTCCTCCACTTtactcctctccttctccagtTCTTCCTTTACTTGACCCTGGGTGAGCAAGCACAGTTAgaatatactgtaataataTGAACTTAATCACATCAAGTCATATTAAGTGTTTGTGTCTATGTGGGTTAATCTGTTTGTCTGACCTGTTGCTTCTGTAGTTCCCTCAGGGTTTGTTCTTGCTGTTGGAGCTTCTGGTCCCGTTTTGCCAGCTCCTGCTCCAACGAGCCCTGGCCCGTCTGCAGCTCTTGGATCTGAGCCTCTAAACCTGTCTGATGGTTGCGGTTAGCGGCCAGCTCTTCCTGAGCCAAGTTCAGCTTCTCCTCTGACGCCTACAGTCAGAGATAGGTCAAATGCACTCACTGAGGAAGGCCAACAGAGAAATCGACAAAAGCAGCAGGGTCTATGGGAACTGCTTAGGAGGAGTGTGTGTTGATTTTGGTTTTTTATTCATCAGTCTACAAGTCCAAAATCATCAACAGCCCTCCCTATCCTTAATCCATCACTGAGAATAAAAGTGTAGCATCACAGCTTCTGGATTCAACATTTAACCTCCTTGAAGTTACTACAAGAAACCTTTTGTGGTGATTTTGGCAGCCCCTGTGGACAAAAGCGTTAAGAAAAGCTCTCATTTTCCTGCAGCAGGGTCTGGTAGTCTGCCCCGCGCAgcccctgcagctgcaggcagATGGAGAGAAGCTGCTGCGGGGCAGCAGGGTCCGCCTGCagctagagatggcccgataccattttttgcttcccgataccgattgtgatacctgaacttgcgtatcagccgataccgagtaccgatccgataccagcgtgtcatatattttattatgttttaacaagtgtatactactatccctgtatggatgtgatattatttctatctttgttgtcagtctggctcaggttaaactctttgtgaaacatgaacaaacgcaaacaatgaacgccacagaacgttcttttattatccagtttgacagtcacttataacataaataaactactttaacgtaggttttctttagggctttattacgtggtatcggatcggtgcataaactccagtacttcccgataccgataccagcgttttaggcagtatcggagccgataccgataccagtaccggtatcgtatcggtatcggaacatctctacctGCAGCTGCAGTAGCTGAAGCTCGCTGCCCGCTTTCATGGGAGCCAACAGGCCATATTGCTAGGAAGAAAGGGATGCACGCAGTGGCAAGTCGAGGTGAAGTTCTTCCTGGACCACGTGGAAGATCCTCCCGACCACCACCTTGTCTTTTGCCGGAACAATCAAGATTGGTGGGTACCGGGGGAGCAGCGAGGCACCAGACCCGGTAGCAGGCATTAAGAATAACTATATAGAAATAGCCAATAGCTCGCTGATAGTCTTGTTTGCCTATGTAGGTCATACATAGGCATCAGTATTACATTGAGACAGTTTGATAGCCAGTTAAAAACTCATTGTAGCAATTCAATAAGTTAGTAAAGTACATTAAGCCATTATCAGTCTCTACTCCTCCAGCCCTTCCTGCATAAACCTACCTTCAGATCTTGTCGCATGGCAGAGACCTCAGACTCCTTGCCGTACAAGTCAGACTGAAGCTTAGTGAGGCTTTCCTGCCTTTGCGCCAAGGCCTTCTGCAGCTCTGTCGTCCGACTGTTCTCAGAGGCCAGCTCCTTGCCGAGATCTGACACCTGAGCCCTCAGCTTATGCTCCTCTTCCGTCTGGAGGTAAGAGTCAAATGCACACATTCATAAACATAATCCCTATTGGCAGCGCACAAATTACTTCCACACAACCGTGTgggaaaatacagtaaatatagcAATAACAATCCACTCAAATTATAGGAAGTGTAGCTATGTGGTGAAGTACGATGACAGTTGTCAGCAGTAtgcgtgtctgtatgtgtatttaaaaatgttacttgcCTTCTTGACATTAACTTCTTGTAACTTTGCCACTTGGCCCTCCAGTTTCTTCATTTCCTCCTCAAAGGACCCCTGGGACATCTTAAGTTGTGCCTGCAACTTCTCcaactctttctctttttccttcaGCGCCCCCTGAGCCTTTAAGTGCTGCTGCTCCAACGTGGTCAGCTGCACCTTCAACTTTTTCTCTGCCTGAAATTTGTAAACACACAGCAGGGTCCGTAGGTTCAAACAaacattcaaaacaacaatgctcGATTTTCCATTTTATCAGAGGCTTACCTCTCCCATCTGCTCCAACTGATCTTTAGATTCTTTCATTGCCTTGGTGATGGCCTCGTTATTCTTAAGAAGCTCCTGTCTGGCCTTCTCATTGGAGTTTTCCTGAGGATTAGGACAGATTAATTAATGTTGTGAATGTCCTGGTGATGTAATGAGGTGGCTCCCTACGTTGAAAAATGGAAAACAGCAACTTAATGAACCTACCTTCTCCTCCATTGCTGACTTATGgttcttcctctctgtgtccaGTTGACTCTGACTCTCTTTTAGTGCCTTATTAGCCTTTCCTAGACTCTCCTGCGTAGAGGCAAGCTCCTTCCTTTGAGCCTCTTTCTCTTGTTGGGCCTTTTGTAAGTCTACTGTCAGGCTCTGAGCTTTCCTGTCCAGCTCTGCATGTTTCGTCTTTCCCTCCTGGCTCACCTTGTCCAGATCCAACTTCAGAGCAGCTTTGTCCTCCTCACTGCGCTCCAGCTGCTGCTGAACGTCACTCAAAGCAGCCGCTTTTTTCTTCAATTCCTCTTGTAGTGTTGTGGCCCTTAACAGTGGAAAACCATATATGTTGTATTATAGAGAACTAATAAAAATACAGTGAAAGAAACCAAAAACCAGAATAGCATATGGTTGTACTATCACTAAAATGCTGTGACAGAGGGTTAGTTACAGGTGTGTCTACATGCATGTATTACTCGCTTGCAAATCTTAAAATCAGGTTTAATTGAAAGTAATGCACCAGTACAGTTTATCTCACCCTGCTTTCTCAGTTTCCAGCGAGCGCTGTAGCTCCTTGGCTTTCCgcttgacctctgacccctccTTTTGCAGCTTCTGCATTTCTTGCTGCACTTGGTCCCGTGTGGCCTGCAACTCCCCAACCTTTGACTCCAATTTCTGTCAGATTAAAACACAAGATTCATTTAGAACAAGCAATATCTATGTTTACTGAGGGCACAAGAGACAGGAATGTTTTAGACCTAACATCATCCCCTCTTATAGTCCAGCATCAGGTACTCGCAATCACAAACCTTATTGATCCCCTCCAGCTTCTCTATACGCTGTTCTGAGGCCaatagtttgtctttgcattcCTTCAGACTGGTGTCCATCTGTGTGCACTGCTCCTGTCTCTCCTTGAGCCTCTGGGCCTGTTCCTCCACCTTCTTCTGAACTTTATTCAGCTCCTTTACaagagggtgggagagggtgCAGGATACGAGAGGGAAAAGTGAGTATAGTGAAGTGGGAGAAGGAAGAAAACAACACATATAAGTCAGGGAGTGACAAATATTTTCAAAGCACGGTACAAGACATAAGGTGGCACAACATCAGTGGCACAAAGAAGACGCTAACCTGCTGCTTGTCCTGCAGTGCATGTTGAGCAGTCTCCAGGTTGTTTTCCAGGTTTGCCTTCTGCGCAGCCTTGGCTGCCTCTGCAGATAGCAGCATCTCTGTCTTTGCCTTCAGCTGAAGAAAACATGAGCCGCAAAAACTTATTCTCTTTTTATAAAAAGAATCTGTAGGACAACATACTGTTTTAGGCTCAATCTGTCTATGAATACAAACTGGACAACAATATCAATGACCACACCTTAGGTTATTAAATACGTAATTACACAGATATGTTTGTCAAGGGGTGTACCTGAGCATCCAGCTGGGCTACTTTCTCCTTGCTGTCTGCGAGCTGGGCGGTGAGTTCAGTGACGGAGGTCTCCAAGGTGTGGGCTCGGTCCTGGGCTGAACGCAGCAGGGTCTTCTGCTCCTGGACCTGCTCATGTAGGTTATCCTGGGCTTGCTTGTTGCTCTCTGACTGGTTCTTCAGCTTGTCTGTCAACTGTGTGACCTTTAAGACCCACATTTACAAAAACGCTCAAAGCTCAAAAATGACAAATAGTTCCCTGTCGTTATTGTTAATGGTAAATAAAACTGGCCTTTTTTTATATGATTTCTATATGTTTTAATCTACACTGCAGGTTTTAGTTGTGACAATACACGTATTAGTTGTGTGAGGGGTGGCATGTGTCTTATGGCATATTACTTTTGTACTACAGAGAAGTGACATGAACGTGGACCTTTCAAAGAAAGCGTGTGTGTGGGGCACCCACCTGTTCCTGTAGTGCAAGGTTTTTCTCTTTTAGCTGGTTGAGGACAGCCGTCTCTCCCTCACCGGCCTGGATCTTGGCACACAGGTCATCTCTCTCGGCTTCCAGCTGGCTCACAATGTCCTTACTCTTCTGCAGCAGAGCCTCCAGATTCTGGATCTTTTGGTCCTTATCTCCGATCTGACGCAGCACCTGCTCCAGGTCATTCTGCAGCATGAAGGCAGCGTAGCAGAAAGATGACAGGTATTTTGgcagaaatatttattttatgttgtgtGCGAAATATATATTAAGATGTACCTTAGACCACACCAAGGCATAATATACCCGTTTGTTTTTGAACGGAAAAAATGTAATGCTATAATAATAAAGAAGTACACTATAATCTAATCAAGCTTCTACACACAAGCTGTAAATAATATTCCAATTACtgtatacatttgtattgtACCAATATATAAGGCAACATTGTCATGTGGCACCTACTTTTGTTTAGTTAcagtaaaataacatttaaagggatactttgccgattttaaaaggtcccatggcatgaaaatttcactttattaggttttttaacattaatatgagttcccccagcctgcctatggtcccccagtggctagaaatggcgatgggtgtaaaccgagccctgggtatcctgctctgcctttgagaaaatgaaagctcagatgggccgatctggaatcttccctatatgTCATCATAAGGgtaaaggttacctcccctttctctgctttgcccacccagagaatttggcccgcccatgagaaagagagagacatcatggcttgcaaacaagcaaagcatggcagttagtcaaggccaaaccccccccccccctccaccttgcccccccctctctcctccttaatagcatttaaa contains:
- the eea1 gene encoding early endosome antigen 1 isoform X1 encodes the protein MFRRILQMTPGKGGSQNAEPEQPSTDLNHDQTSEGFICPQCMKSHNSAEELFKHYQLFHDTGDLPTHMAPTREDLTMLRQEVQDLHTSLKEEKWFSEELKKELDKVQGQLKQNDGQTGSEDAALERKLNEAETEKFNIKQMKDLFEQKAAQLATEIVDLKSRYDEEKSLREAADQRLGKLTEQLQKEKQENERLQTELLQRPGVEDVEVLQKELVQVQTLMDSLTRDREEESERLKTHYEQLQANYTTSEIRKLEMTIYQLKAELEKGPQEAAVYTQQIHQLQSSLNNLQQESQSLSEKLARKEKEYQKLEECLEAEKAAKKGVQGSLRERELEVQELQARATGAEASVQKAQTELGERAEEVAKLKSEITELEVKHAELKVERKQLEQQREEKDSQGAQQQTEISQLHAKLLETERQLGEVQGRLKEQRQLSGEKLKDREQQAADLQLKLSRAEEQLKESASKNTDLQHQLEKAKQQHQELQALQQNTNGKLREAQNDLEQVLRQIGDKDQKIQNLEALLQKSKDIVSQLEAERDDLCAKIQAGEGETAVLNQLKEKNLALQEQVTQLTDKLKNQSESNKQAQDNLHEQVQEQKTLLRSAQDRAHTLETSVTELTAQLADSKEKVAQLDAQLKAKTEMLLSAEAAKAAQKANLENNLETAQHALQDKQQELNKVQKKVEEQAQRLKERQEQCTQMDTSLKECKDKLLASEQRIEKLEGINKKLESKVGELQATRDQVQQEMQKLQKEGSEVKRKAKELQRSLETEKAGATTLQEELKKKAAALSDVQQQLERSEEDKAALKLDLDKVSQEGKTKHAELDRKAQSLTVDLQKAQQEKEAQRKELASTQESLGKANKALKESQSQLDTERKNHKSAMEEKENSNEKARQELLKNNEAITKAMKESKDQLEQMGEAEKKLKVQLTTLEQQHLKAQGALKEKEKELEKLQAQLKMSQGSFEEEMKKLEGQVAKLQEVNVKKTEEEHKLRAQVSDLGKELASENSRTTELQKALAQRQESLTKLQSDLYGKESEVSAMRQDLKASEEKLNLAQEELAANRNHQTGLEAQIQELQTGQGSLEQELAKRDQKLQQQEQTLRELQKQQGQVKEELEKERSKVEELNKAKSVLEKNNTRLTSELKAVTEKSEKELGELLEAKQLLIQQKVELQGQVEAAQKSLEQEQKEHQATRDSRSQREEQLRAQTKIVEDQLSAEKRAREEQVKHGEETAAKMGVQVTALNENVATLKREWQGSQRRVGELEKQIDELRGEIAVLEATVQNNQDERRALLERCVKGEGEIEKLQAKVVELRRKLDDTTAAMQELGRENQSLQIKQCQSLTRKWAEDHEVQNCMACGKGFSVTVRKHHCRHCGNIFCAECSSRNAFTPSSKKPVRVCETCFEDLQG
- the eea1 gene encoding early endosome antigen 1 isoform X2, with translation MFRRILQMTPGKGGSQNAEPEQPSTDLNHDQTSEGFICPQCMKSHNSAEELFKHYQLFHDTGDLPTHMAPTREDLTMLRQEVQDLHTSLKEEKWFSEELKKELDKVQGQLKQNDGQTGSEDAALERKLNEAETEKFNIKQMKDLFEQKAAQLATEIVDLKSRYDEEKSLREAADQRLGKLTEQLQKEKQENERLQTELLQRPGVEDVEVLQKELVQVQTLMDSLTRDREEESERLKTHYEQLQANYTTSEMTIYQLKAELEKGPQEAAVYTQQIHQLQSSLNNLQQESQSLSEKLARKEKEYQKLEECLEAEKAAKKGVQGSLRERELEVQELQARATGAEASVQKAQTELGERAEEVAKLKSEITELEVKHAELKVERKQLEQQREEKDSQGAQQQTEISQLHAKLLETERQLGEVQGRLKEQRQLSGEKLKDREQQAADLQLKLSRAEEQLKESASKNTDLQHQLEKAKQQHQELQALQQNTNGKLREAQNDLEQVLRQIGDKDQKIQNLEALLQKSKDIVSQLEAERDDLCAKIQAGEGETAVLNQLKEKNLALQEQVTQLTDKLKNQSESNKQAQDNLHEQVQEQKTLLRSAQDRAHTLETSVTELTAQLADSKEKVAQLDAQLKAKTEMLLSAEAAKAAQKANLENNLETAQHALQDKQQELNKVQKKVEEQAQRLKERQEQCTQMDTSLKECKDKLLASEQRIEKLEGINKKLESKVGELQATRDQVQQEMQKLQKEGSEVKRKAKELQRSLETEKAGATTLQEELKKKAAALSDVQQQLERSEEDKAALKLDLDKVSQEGKTKHAELDRKAQSLTVDLQKAQQEKEAQRKELASTQESLGKANKALKESQSQLDTERKNHKSAMEEKENSNEKARQELLKNNEAITKAMKESKDQLEQMGEAEKKLKVQLTTLEQQHLKAQGALKEKEKELEKLQAQLKMSQGSFEEEMKKLEGQVAKLQEVNVKKTEEEHKLRAQVSDLGKELASENSRTTELQKALAQRQESLTKLQSDLYGKESEVSAMRQDLKASEEKLNLAQEELAANRNHQTGLEAQIQELQTGQGSLEQELAKRDQKLQQQEQTLRELQKQQGQVKEELEKERSKVEELNKAKSVLEKNNTRLTSELKAVTEKSEKELGELLEAKQLLIQQKVELQGQVEAAQKSLEQEQKEHQATRDSRSQREEQLRAQTKIVEDQLSAEKRAREEQVKHGEETAAKMGVQVTALNENVATLKREWQGSQRRVGELEKQIDELRGEIAVLEATVQNNQDERRALLERCVKGEGEIEKLQAKVVELRRKLDDTTAAMQELGRENQSLQIKQCQSLTRKWAEDHEVQNCMACGKGFSVTVRKHHCRHCGNIFCAECSSRNAFTPSSKKPVRVCETCFEDLQG